In Candidatus Contubernalis alkalaceticus, the genomic window TTGGTTGATTTTCTCCCAAAGGTGGGAAAAGCAGAAATGGTATTAACTGACCATTACAGTGGGCTCAAATCTTACGATATTGTTAATAATCAGAGCAGCAGCCAGGAGGCAGAGGATCCTTTAGAAGTTATAAAGGTGACAGAAGAAGTTTCATTGGCCAATATGAGAAGTTATATTACCGCCAAGATTCGTATATTGGGCTGGATTTATTATCTTGTATATAAAAAATGGTATAATCAAAGGGACAGCGAATTTCTTGATTTCACGGAATATTTTTCTTATGAAACAGAGAACATAGAAAAACAATAGGCAAGTGTTACATGTTTTTGGGTGGGTAAATAGTTTTTGTAATTTTGCTCCAGAGGCTGCTTTTTTTAGAAGTGGTCTCTTTTAATTTTAGGATATCTTCTTTTAATTTTTCATTTATGTTCTTCTCATTTTGCAATTCATTTTCTAAGCAGGTATTATGATCTTTATATTTCTCCAATTGTAATTTATAGTTTTTGATTTCTTCAGTAAGAGATAAAATTTTTTGGTCATATGTTTCTTTTTCCTGTTTATATCTGATTTTTTCATTCTTAAGCTGTTCATTAATTCCCTTAAGGGTATCTTTTAATTGTTTTTTTAGTTTATCCAGGTCTTTTTCCCGGGAGGATATTGCCTGGTTTAGTTCTCTGACTTTTTCTCCCGCATATTTATAAAAAGTGTTGTATTGCTGCTGCCTTTTATTCAAGATATTTTCCATTTGGGACCTTTCTTTCCAAAGATTGGAGGCATGTTTAACCAGGTGGTCTGAATATCCTTCAAGTTTTAAAAAGGCATCTTCCAGGATATCCGCATCAATCTCAGGTTCAGGCAATTTTTGTTCTTTTATGGGCTGTAGATTTTGGATATCTTTTTTTTGAGTAGGAGAGAGGGAAGTTATTTCAGGTTCCTTCTTCTGTATGTAGGTTCCGGGTATTTTGGGAATAAGCTTACCGGGCGGGTATTCATCTGCCAAAAGCCATTGACATTTTTCTCTATTGGCTGTCCGGGGGTTTTGGGAATATCTAATAACATAGCTGTTTTTAAATGTGTAGCTTTCCGGTGTAGTCCAATTTACTCCTTTATCCCGGGAGCTGCGATAAAAAACGGTATTTTCCTGTTTCCAATAAGCAGTTAAGCCGGTATTATTTAATAAGACTACCGGCAGAGGAGGTGATTTTAATTTTGATAATCCTAAGGTTTTTGGTTCTCCCCACCCTCCTTCAGGCCACCCTCCCGAACATCTTTTTCGGTATATAAGTTTATATTCTGAATCTTGATAATTAATCCAAAAGGAATGTAGATCATTTTGTTCATCTTCCAGGACCAGGGGGAAAAAATGGTTTTCATCTTTGGTTGAAATTATAGTTGGGTTGTTCCATAAATCAGTGGTAGGGTTCAGGTTTCTGTAATAAAGAACATAGCAGCCCTCTCGGAAGCGTCTTTGAATCATATGGACTCTGTTTTGTTGTCCGGCAGAAAGTATTGCATAGTTATGGAATAAGCCAGAGCCCTCCTCCAGGATTTTTCCTGTTTCCCATAAGTCACCTCTCATGATGTGATGAATCAGCCTCCAACGGCTGCCGGAGGGGTCCAGGGTTAAATAACAAAGATGAAGGGCATTCTCAGTAGATAATAAGCAAAAAAAACCTGCTTTTTGACCATCTTTCTCTCTGGATATGATCTTTTTTTCCCATCTACGGTCTTTTTGTTTAAGGTACATAATATTTTGATCCTTATCTCTATAAATAATATGAATTGCATTTTGAGTGTCTATGGCTGCTGCGTAACTCTGTACCGTTTCATGAAGAGCAATTTTTTCCTTTGACCAGCTGCTGCCCTGGTCGGAGGAAAATAAGTAGTTTAAGGTTTTATCTGTAGGATAAATAAACCAGTAACGAAGGTTATTTTCATTTAATATACTTGGAGAGAGATGTAAATATTTTTCATCCACTTCCACAAAATCCACCTCCTGTTGAAGTATTAATAATTTATATGCTTGGAAACAATCATGGATACGAAAAAATATGATTATTTTTTTCCCCGGGTTAGATTGCACACCTTCTTATACATATGCATATAATGTTGTAAAAATAAGCCCAAATCCCTTCAGCAACGAAGGTATTAGGTGATAAGAAAGGAAGGAGGTTTTTTTATATGGATGGTTGTGGCGGAAAAGGTAGTGAATTTCAATTTAGTCAGGTTAATGATAACGGCATAAGACCGGGACCCTGTGATCCTTACGAAGGTTGTCCCCCTCCCACAGAAATTGAATGTATAATGGTTGACAAAGTTTATGAAGAGTGCAAGGTTACCCAAGTAAACACCGTAGATACAGACCTTACAGCAATTGCCGTGGGTGAGATTACCGATGTAACATGTGTGCGGGCCGAACTGTTTGTTGATGAGGATCATCCCCTTGTCTGTGAAAAGCTGCCCTGCAGCAGGGTGCGATCAGCTTTTTATTACAGGTTCATATTTAGATGGACAGATGATGCGGGGGTTCATACTTTCACCAGTGACCCTATCCTGGTAGAGAAAATTGCCCGGATGAACCGGGCCAATGAACCGAGGTTGGATGTTCGGTGTGAAATCTTTGTTGACTGCATCGAATGTTTTCTTATCAATCACACGGTGGTGCGCTGCTGCATTGGCAATCTGATAGTTTTCAAACTATTTGCAAATGTGCAGCTGTTGGTGCCGGCTTATGGTTTCTGTCCCGAGCCCCCAGACTGCAGGAAGGTTGTTCCTGATGCATGCCCAACACCTTCTGATTGGCTGGATACGATTATTTGGCCTCCCTTTTATCCTGAACAGGATAGGTAGCCAGAATTAATTTTTACTGGATGGATAAGAACATATCAGTATGAATATGAACATAATTAAAGCCAGTGCCTTCACTGGCTTTCTTTATGTCCCAAAAAAAAGTTTTATATAAATAATAGCTTTACCGATTATGCAAAAAAAGTTAAATTGTTCAATAATATTTTTCATATGATATTGCAATTTAATTAAACAGCAGGGTTATGTCGATATAACCCATGAGTAACAAGGCAATTATAAGAGCGGGTATGTGCATGAGATAAATTGCCAGGGAGTTTCTTCCTATAAAACAAAGACATTTTACAGGAAAAATTTTTGATAAATCAGGTATGGGATATTTACGTACGCTTTTTGGGTAATACGTATTGCCTAAAGCGATTCCCGTTAAAAAAATGCCAAACCAGGGGAATAGGGGGAAATAATCTATGCTGTGGAATCCTGCAGGCCTCAGCCCTAACCATAAAAGCCAGGGGGTTTGTAGAATTAGTTGTGAAATGGGAAGGCTGAGCAGGATGATAGCTATCCCCAGTAACAGATTAAGGGCGGGACTAAAAGATAAAAAAGGATATGAGATTATTAGGGAGAGCCCAATAAAGTGAAGAATTCCAAAAACGACGAACCCTTCTTTTAAGGCAAACCAGGTAATAAAGGTAATTATTAATCCCCAGGAAAAAATTTTCAATCCTCTTTTCAAAATTTTTATTAGAGGGGGGGATGCAGAAATTTTAGTACTGAGAGTAAGGGATATCCCGGCCAGAAGGATAAACATTGATGCTGCCGACCGGGAGAAATAGAGCCAAAAACCGGTTCCTAAAGGGTAATTATAGTTGTTCCCCAGGAGGTTTAATATATGAAGAATGTGAACGATTATCATTAGAATGATGGCTGAGCCCCGCAGAAAATCCAGTTCATAAAAACGTTTCATACTAATATTGTTGAATTTTTTCATAGGCTGTTATCCCTTGGAGTCTTCTAATCCTCTTAAAAATGCCATAATACCGTCTCCCAGGGAGTTAGCATTATATCCACCTTCAAGGGCGGCAAAGAGACGACCCTGGGAATTTTTTCGTGCATAATTTCCCAGCATAAATCCCATGGTGTGGTAATCCTCGGTATACAACATATGCCCCCAGTCGGAGTAATGACGGTCAAAACCAGCGGAAACTGCCACCACATCTGCTGCGGATGTTTTGTCCAGGTATGCCTGCAGGTTGTCCACGAAGGAGGTTCTGTTTTCTCCCTTAACATGGTAATAGTTTACTTTTTCATTCTCAGCAAAAGTATTGCTGGTGCCATCACCAAAATGCAGGTCAAAGTCTACAATTAGAGCGGAATTAATTTTTTCCTCAGTCAGCAGTTTTAAAACAGCGATAGCAATATTGTTAAAATAACAAAAACCCCAGCAGGAATCAGGACTGGCATGGTGTCCGGGGGGTCTGCACAGGGCAAACGAATAATCACCCTCCATGGCAATCTCTGAAGCCTTAATTGTTGATCCAACAGCCAGAAGAGCAGTTTTATATACGTATTCTTCGTATTTTACATCCTCCAGATGGTTTTGGGTATGAACCAGCAAAACATCCTCATCCAGGCAGGGCTTTGGTGTAATCAGGGTATGATGTTCTTTGACTGCTTTCAGGGTGGGATCCAGGCGTCCATAGGCTGCTGCAGGATCCCTGGTGTATGTGTTTAAAAAACTATCATGAAAAACAACTTTCATTATTTCGGTACTGTGTACCTTCCCCCTTTCATGAATAAAAAAGATTTTTACCTGTTGTTACATTTATAACCTTAAGGCTTACCACCGTTACCCCACTATTACCTTCCCAGGAGTCTTCTAACCCTATCTTCAATAGGTGGATGAGTGCTGAACAGGTTTGCCATGGAAGCCCGGTTACCGGATAGAGGGTTAATAATAAACATGTGTGAAGCTGCTTCATTCACCGGATAAGGCCGGTGTTGTGCACCGCTTTGCAGCCTTAAAAGAGCGTTGGCCAGATTTTCCGGTCTGCCGGTAATTTTAGCTGCCGTGGCATCGGCATGATATTCCATAGAGCGGGATATGGCCATACGGATGAGCAGAGCTGCAATAGGGGCTAAAACTATGGCTACCAATTGTAAAACTACAGCAGCACCTCCCCCCTGCCTTCTGCGACCACCTCCCAGCATGTTCTGCCACATGCCCATACGGGCTATTATAGTCAGGGCACCAGCCATTACCGCAGCAATTGAACTTATTAAAATATCTCGATTTTTAATGTGGGCCAATTCATGAGCCAGGACTCCTTCAATCTCATCTCTGCTTAACAGCCTTCTCAATCCATCAGTTACAGAAATAACAGCATTGTTAGGGTTTCTGCCCGTTGCAAAAGCATTAGGTTGATCTGTAGGCATAGAATAAATACGGGGCATGGGCATATTAGCATCTCGGGAAAGCCGCTTAACCATTTCATAAAGCTCCGGAGCTTCGGATTGTTTTAAGGGTTTGGAGCGGGTCATAGCGATGGCCATGCGGTCACTGAACCAATAGGCCATAAAGTTTAAGGCTACTGCAAGGAAAAAGGCAATATATAAACCCTGTTCTCCCGCTATGGCTCCTCCCAGAACAACAAATACCACAGTGAGTACGGTCATTAAAAAAAAGGTTTTTAGCTGGTTCATTTAATAAACACCTCCAAGAAATAATTTTTTAGTGGTTTTATATTATATTTATAGTGTTATTATTCTATAATATCAAAAAAAATATCTTTTAAGAAGCAATATATAAAAAAATAGACGAGGTAAGACGTGACGGCGCCTATCTTTTTTTTATATTATTATGGTAATGTTTTTACTGTATGGATGACCTCTGTTAAAAAAAGGGTAGGAGAAATAAATACAGGGAGGGTAAAACCTCCCTGTTATATTATTGGGAAACTCGCTCCGATTATTTGATAAAACACCATATTTGAAAGCTTAAAAACCCTTGAAAAGTTAATCGCTTTGAATTTCAATTTGTTTGGGCTTTGCCTCTTCAGCTTTTGGAAGGGTGAGACTGAGGATACCATTTCTATAATTTGCTTCCACCTTATTGGAATCTACCGGGGAGGGCAGTGTAAAGCTGCGGCTGAATTTTCCTCGCACCCTTTCTTTCAGGTAATAGTTAGTTTCTTCAACATTTTTTTCTTCGTTAATTTCTCCGGATATTACCACTTTGTTGTCCATTATAGAAATCTTAATATCCTCTTTTTTAATGCCGGGAAGTTCGGCTGAAATAATAATTTTATCTCCGCTTTCCTCCATGTCAACTGCCGGCCTAAAGTGGAACTTATCATGGTACCCTTCATCAAAAAAGCTGCGGAAAGCATCGCTCAAAAAGCGGTCCATGTCATTTCTCAGTCCCATAAATTCTGTCATGGGACGCCTCCTAATGATGTTTGTCATTTTAGTCACCTCCAAATTATTTTTCTTTTTTGTAGGGGAATAAAAGTTCCGGAGCGATTTCCCTTATTTTGTTAATAACATCATGAGGTTTCTCTCCCTGGCCTTTATTTGTAGTATCTACTGTTATTATTTTTAATATTATTTTAATTCCTGAAAAATTTACTTCCATGTTTTTATGAAGGTAATAAATTACTTGAATTTTCCTTATATCCTGTTCTGAATAAAGCCGGGTATTTCCTTCAGTTCGGTAAGGATGGATGAGTTCTGCTTCTTCATAACTTCTTAAGACCCGTGGAGTAATACCCAGCAGACGGGAGGCAACACTGATGCTGAAAAGAGGTTCTCTATCTCGATTTTTCATTTCTGCCACCATCCCTTTCAAATAAAATTATAAAATATCACCAAACAAATGTCAATATATTAACTAAAAAAATTAAAAAATATAACTAAAATTGGTTAAATTTAATTGAAATTATTAACATATACTGATTTCTCTCTTTGGCAGCAATCAGACTACAGATAGCGAATTAGGTTGCAAAATTTAGAAGCCTGTCTTCAGCCGGGACGCCTAGTTACTGTTCATGGAACATTGATACAAGAACATATGTGTGCTATAATTATAAATAATCGGACTTTATCTTATCATTTCTATTTTTTTATAAAACTTGCGGAAATACTCGGGGTCTTTTGACTCTGCCCGGCTTAATAAAAATTTAAGCCTGCAAAAATTAGTTGTTAATAAACATGAAAGCAGGGTTACTCATGAAGGGGAAAAATAAATTAAGCTTGGTTTTGGGCAGGGCCGGTACCGGAAAAAGTCGGTTTTGCCTGGAGGAAGTACGTCATAAGCTAAAGGAAAATCCAATAGGAGAACCGTTAATTTATATTGTTCCGGATCAGGTGGTTTTTCAATTTGAGCATGCTTTGGCTTCGACACCGGGATTGGAGGGAATAATCAGGGCACAGGTTTTAAGTTTTCGCCGTCTGGCCTGGAAGGTTATGCAGGAGGTGGGAGGAGGCGCTCTCCAATACATAGATGATTTCGGAAAAGGCCTGATGATTAGAAAGATACTGGAAAATCATAAAGAAGATTTAAGGGTGCTAAAGCTGGCCGGGGAAAAAGCAGGAACTATAGCCAAAATGGTTGAGTTTTATAACCAGTTGAAACGATCCAGGGTAACATTACGGCTTTTTGAACAGCATTCCCGGTGCCATGATAAGTTTAAAGACCTGGCATTCATATTTTTGAAATTGGAAAAAAAACTAGCCGGGTTATACCAAGATTCTGAAGATTTTCTGGAACTTCTGGCCTGCAGCCTTAATCATTCCAGTTATCTTTCCAATGCAGAAATTTGGGTAGATGATTTTTACGAATTTACCAATCAGGAATATAAAGTGTTGGAAGGTTTGCTGACAAAAGGCCTGGAGGTTACCGTTACCCTTTGCCTGGACAAGAATTATTCTTCCAAGGAAAAAATTGAGGAACTAAGCCCTTTTTACCCTACCGCCTTAACCTGTCGGAAGTTGAATGAAATGGTTGAAAGGGTGGGGGTTAATGCAAAGGCTATCATTTTAAAATCCGGTCAAATGACTCGTTTCAGCCAACGCCCTCAACTAATGCATTTAGAAAAGAATCTTACCCTAACTTTCCCAAAACCCTACGAAGGAAAAGCAGAGGACTCGGTTGGCATTTTAACTGCTGTAAACCGTCGCTGGGAGATAGAACATATTGCCGGGCAGATGATTATTTTAGCCCGGGATAAAGGGTATCGCTGGCGGGATATGAGTATAATGGCCCCTGACCTGGAGAGTTATAAAGATATTATTTCTACAGTTTTTAGAGAGTATGACATTCCATTTTTCCTGGAACATAAAAGAACTGTACTGCATCACCCCTTGATTGAGTTTGTCCGCTCCGCCCTGGAAGTAGTTTGTTTTAACTGGAATTATGACGCTGTCTTCCGATGTATAAAAACGGAGCTGCTCCTTCCCCCGGAAGAAGAGAGGCTTCAAGGTAAAAATTGGCAGGAGCATATGTGGCAGCTGGAGAATTATGTGCTTGCCTTTGGTATATCTAGTGACCAATGGCAGTCGGATAAGCCCTGGGATTACCTTCAGGGGGGGGCTCTAGAGGAGGAGAAAGAGAAAGTAACTGAGGAGCAAGAACATTATTTAAATATGATCAATATGGCTAAGGAGGTAATAAGAGAGCCCTTGGTTCGTTTTCAAAGAAACGTTGAAAATGCTGTAAAGGTTTCTGCAAAAATAAAAGCCCTTCAGCAGCTGCTGCAGGAGATACAGGCTGTGCATCGCCTGGAGAGATGGAGTCAAAAATCTTTAGAGGAAGGGAAGCCAGAAAAAGCTAGGGAACATCTGCAGGTTTGCAAGGCTCTGTCAGGGCTTTTGGACCAGATGGAGGAAATTATGGCAGAGGATAACGTTACATCGGCTATTTTTTTGAATATGTTGGAAACCGGTTTTGAAAGCATGAGGCTGGGCCTTGAGCCTTCTTCGTTGGATCAGGTGCTTATCGGCGATCTGGAGAGGACTCGTCCAGGTAATATAAAAATTGCCTTTATCCCCGGGGCCAACGAAGGAACTCTACCCTCCCGGCCGAAAGAAGATGGTATTATTACGGAGCAGGAGAGAGAATTATTAATTGATTCCGGGGTAGACCTGGCCCCGGGAAGCCTCCGGCGCCTGTTTGATAAGCAATTTTTGATATATACAGTGTTAACCCGGGCATCAGAGAGTTTGTGGTTAAGTTATCCCCTGGCCGATGAGGAAGGGAATGCTCTTTTGCCCTCACCCCTGGTGGAGCGTTTAAAAGAGATGATTCCCAGTATACAGGAAATATTTGAGACAGGAAATAGAGATCTTGTTTTGTCAGATATTGTTCATCCTGGAAGCAGTCTAAATTCCCTGGCACGTCAATTAAAATGCTGGCAAAAAGGCCAGAAACTGCACCCGAACTGGTGGGGAATTTACAACTGGTATATAGATAAGGAAGAGTGGAGAGGGCCGGTAAAATATATACTGTCGGGGTTGGCATACAAAAACCGGGAGAACCCCTTGAGGTTAGAGGTTGCCCGGGATCTTTACGGAAAAGGGCTTAAGGCCAGTATTTCCCGCCTTGAAAAATACCGGGCCTGTCCCTTTGCTCATTTTATACAGTATGGGTTGAGGCTTGAGGAAAGAAAAATGTATCGTCTGGAAGTTCCCGATATCGGACAGTTATTCCATGGGGCGCTTTTGAGTTTTGGGGGAAGGGTCCAAGAAGAGGGATTAACTTGGGGAGAACTTTCCCCGGAAAAATGTGTTGAATTAGCAGAGGAAGAGGTAGAAAAGTTGGCTCCCAGGCTTCAAAAAGAAGTGCTTTTTAGTACAGCCCGTTATCGTTATTTAATTAAAAAATTAAAGGATACAATGGGTAGGACCGCAGTGATTTTAGGGAAACATGCTAAAGTGAGCAGTTTTGATCCTGTGGCTTTAGAACTGTCTTTCGGGGTAAAAGGGGTGCTTCCTCCGGTAATATTTAAGCTGCCTGACGGTTTTCAAGTGGTAATGGGGGGAAGAATTGACCGGGTTGACCTGGCCCGGCGTGAAGACGGCACTGCTTATGTGAGGATTATAGATTATAAATCCGGTCGTCCAGAACTAAACCTGGCGGAAATATATCACGGCCTTTCCCTTCAGCTTATGGTATACATGGATGTAGTCTTGACCTATGCCCGGGATTGGTTGGGAGTAGAGGCTGAACCTGCGGGGATATTATACTTTTATGTACATGCTCCACTGATAAAAACAAATAAAATCCTCAAGCCTAAAGAAATTGAAAAAATGATTATCCAACGCTATAAAATGAAAGGGAAAGTGCTGGCGGAGTTGGAGGCAGTTACGCTTATGGACCACAGTCTAAATTCACCGGGTTATTCAGACATTATTCCCGCTGCGGTAAAAAAACAAGGGGGTTTTTATAAGGGTTCTCAAACCATGGATGCTCTCTCATTTGATAGGTTTAGACAGCATGTGCGGCAAAAGTTGACAGAAGCCTCCTGGGGCATTTCCCAGGGAAGAGTGGATATTAAGCCAATACAGATAGGGAAGAAAAAAGCCTGCAGGTTTTGTGCATATAAGGCGGTATGCCAGTTTGACCTTCGGCTGGAGGAAAACTGTTTTGAAGTCCTAAACAGGTGGCCGGATGAAGAGGTAGAGCTTATGCTGGAGAATGGACAAATCCCAAAGGGAGGATCTCAATATGAAGACCGGCAAGGATAAAGCAGGCAGTGACTGGACCCTGGAACAGCGGCAGGCTATAGACTGGAAAGATAGTCATGTTCTGGTTTCTGCCGGGGCAGGTTCCGGCAAGACCCGGGTTTTAGTGGAGCGGATTATAGAAAAAATCACAGATCAAAATAATCCTGAGGAAATAGACAGGTTTCTGGTGGTTACCTTTACCAATGCAGCGGCAGCAGAGATGAAGCGTCGTATAAACCGTGCCCTGCAGGATTCTTTTAAAAATAGACCGGAATCTGCGTATCTTCGCCGCCAACAGATGATCCTTAACCGTGCATCTATATGTACAATTCATTCCTTCTGCATGGAGGTTATGCAGCAGTTTTACTATCTATTGGACCTGGACCCTTCTTTTCGCATTATAGACCAGACCGAGGGAGATTTGCTGCGTCAGGAGGTTCTGGAGCAGGTTATGGAAAATTATTATTTAGATCATACCGAAAATAGTCCTTTTTACAGTTTGGTGGATGCTTACAGCAGCGAAAGAGGAGATGACCATTTAAAAGAATTAGTATTGAAAATGTATGAATTTTCCCGCAGTCATCCTTACCCCAGGGAGTGGCTCTTAAATCAGGTGGAAACATTTCGAATTAAAAACTTGGAGGAGGTGGAACAGAGTCCTTGGGTTAATATTTTGTTAAAGGACACCCGTCTTGAACTAGAAGGAATGATGCAGCAGCTGAAAAAGGCTGAAACTTTATGCAATCAGGCCGGAGGACCCCTCCCCTACTTAGACAATCTCATAAAAGAAAAAGATATGATTGATAAATCACTGCGGGCCTCCAGGGTTTCCTGGGCAGAAATTTATTCATTGCTCAAGCACTGTGATTTTGGAAGGTTAAAGGGCTGTAAGGGAGATGCATATGAGGAAAGCTTAAAAGAAAAAGTGAAACAGCTGCGGGATAAAGTAAAAAGCTCTTTTAAAAAGCTGCAGGAGGAAATTTTTCAATGTTCTCTGGAGGAGTATGCCGTGGAACTGGGGAAAATGGCTCCCCTGATGGAGATATTGGTAAATTTAGTTCTTTCCTTTGAAAAAGCTTATACTGCCCTTAAAAGAGAGAGAGGGGCAGTAGATTTTTCTGACCTGGAACATTGTACTTTGCAGATATTAGGAACTCCTAATCACCATGAAGGTACCGTTACACTAACAGAGGCAGCCAAATACTATCAGGATCGGTTTAATCATGTGATGGTAGACGAATATCAAGATATTAACCTGGTTCAGGAGGCGATTATTAAGAGGGTTTCCCGGGAAGAGGGAGTGGGCGGAAATCTATTTATGGTTGGGGATGTTAAGCAGAGCATATATAGATTCCGACTGGCTGAACCAGAACTCTTCTTGGAAAAGTTGAGTCGGTATAAACAAAAACAGGGAATGGGTAAAACTATAATACTAAATAAAAACTTTCGAAGCAGAAAGGAAGTATTAGAGGGAGTTAATTACCTGTTTCGGCAGATTATGGATGAAGCTGTAGGAGAGATGGATTATGATAGGGAAGCTGAACTTACCAGTGGTATTGTGCCCTGTCTTTCGTCACTAAATGGAGAAGAGGGAGAAGTTAATGAACCTGGTGATTTTATCATTCCTGAAATTGTGATTATTTCCAGGAGTGAACTTCAAAACAAGCCTTGTGCCCAGGGAAACCTCGGCCTGGAAACTCCAAAATGGGAGAAAGATAAAGAGGATACGGAAGAAGATAGTGATGTAGAGGCATTGGAGGATAGGGAAGAACTGGAGAATGCTCAGATGGAGGGTCGTTATATTGCAGAAAAAATAAGAGAGTATATCGGCCGGGGAGATAGAGAACCGGTAAGGTTTTTTTGTAAAAAAGAAAAAAGAATTCGTCCCGTGACTTACAGGGATATAGTAATTTTGCTGCGCTCCGCACCCAACTGGACTTCAATTATACTGGAGGAGCTTCAGCGCTCAGATATTCCGGCCTATGGGGAGCAGAGGTCCGGTTACTTTGAGGCGGTGGAGGTGGAAGTGATGCTCTCACTTCTCAAGGTCATTGATAATCCTTATCAGGATATCCCTTTAGCGGCAGTGCTTCGATCTCCCCTGGCCGGATTATCTGCAGAAGAGATGGCCGTAATTAAAGCTGAGAATATGGGGATGAGTTTTTTCGATGCCCTTACGGTTTTTAACAGTTCAGATCATTATGAGTTGAAGGAAAAGATACAAAGGTTTTTGAAGCGTCTAAAGAAATGGCAGTCCTTTGTCCACCAGGGAGAATTGGGGGAACTTATCTGGAAAATATATCAGGAAACCCGATATTATGAACTGATGGGATGTATGGAGGGGGGGATGCAGAGACAGGCAAATCTCCGGGCGCTTTATGATCGGGCCCGCCAATATGAATCCACCTCTTTTCGAGGCCTATTTCGCTTTTTGCGATTTATTGAAAAATTGAGGGATATGGGGGGAGACCTGGGGGCTGCCCGGACCTTGGGAGAGCAGGAAAACGTGGTTAGAATTATGACCATACATAAAAGCAAAGGATTAGAATTTCCTATTGTGTTTTTGGCGGGCATGGGTAGACAATTCAACCGTAGAGAC contains:
- a CDS encoding zinc metalloprotease HtpX yields the protein MNQLKTFFLMTVLTVVFVVLGGAIAGEQGLYIAFFLAVALNFMAYWFSDRMAIAMTRSKPLKQSEAPELYEMVKRLSRDANMPMPRIYSMPTDQPNAFATGRNPNNAVISVTDGLRRLLSRDEIEGVLAHELAHIKNRDILISSIAAVMAGALTIIARMGMWQNMLGGGRRRQGGGAAVVLQLVAIVLAPIAALLIRMAISRSMEYHADATAAKITGRPENLANALLRLQSGAQHRPYPVNEAASHMFIINPLSGNRASMANLFSTHPPIEDRVRRLLGR
- a CDS encoding heparan-alpha-glucosaminide N-acetyltransferase; this translates as MKKFNNISMKRFYELDFLRGSAIILMIIVHILHILNLLGNNYNYPLGTGFWLYFSRSAASMFILLAGISLTLSTKISASPPLIKILKRGLKIFSWGLIITFITWFALKEGFVVFGILHFIGLSLIISYPFLSFSPALNLLLGIAIILLSLPISQLILQTPWLLWLGLRPAGFHSIDYFPLFPWFGIFLTGIALGNTYYPKSVRKYPIPDLSKIFPVKCLCFIGRNSLAIYLMHIPALIIALLLMGYIDITLLFN
- a CDS encoding MerR family transcriptional regulator; translation: MKNRDREPLFSISVASRLLGITPRVLRSYEEAELIHPYRTEGNTRLYSEQDIRKIQVIYYLHKNMEVNFSGIKIILKIITVDTTNKGQGEKPHDVINKIREIAPELLFPYKKEK
- a CDS encoding Hsp20/alpha crystallin family protein, translating into MTNIIRRRPMTEFMGLRNDMDRFLSDAFRSFFDEGYHDKFHFRPAVDMEESGDKIIISAELPGIKKEDIKISIMDNKVVISGEINEEKNVEETNYYLKERVRGKFSRSFTLPSPVDSNKVEANYRNGILSLTLPKAEEAKPKQIEIQSD
- a CDS encoding coiled-coil domain-containing protein; translation: MEVDEKYLHLSPSILNENNLRYWFIYPTDKTLNYLFSSDQGSSWSKEKIALHETVQSYAAAIDTQNAIHIIYRDKDQNIMYLKQKDRRWEKKIISREKDGQKAGFFCLLSTENALHLCYLTLDPSGSRWRLIHHIMRGDLWETGKILEEGSGLFHNYAILSAGQQNRVHMIQRRFREGCYVLYYRNLNPTTDLWNNPTIISTKDENHFFPLVLEDEQNDLHSFWINYQDSEYKLIYRKRCSGGWPEGGWGEPKTLGLSKLKSPPLPVVLLNNTGLTAYWKQENTVFYRSSRDKGVNWTTPESYTFKNSYVIRYSQNPRTANREKCQWLLADEYPPGKLIPKIPGTYIQKKEPEITSLSPTQKKDIQNLQPIKEQKLPEPEIDADILEDAFLKLEGYSDHLVKHASNLWKERSQMENILNKRQQQYNTFYKYAGEKVRELNQAISSREKDLDKLKKQLKDTLKGINEQLKNEKIRYKQEKETYDQKILSLTEEIKNYKLQLEKYKDHNTCLENELQNEKNINEKLKEDILKLKETTSKKSSLWSKITKTIYPPKNM
- a CDS encoding histone deacetylase family protein; the protein is MKVVFHDSFLNTYTRDPAAAYGRLDPTLKAVKEHHTLITPKPCLDEDVLLVHTQNHLEDVKYEEYVYKTALLAVGSTIKASEIAMEGDYSFALCRPPGHHASPDSCWGFCYFNNIAIAVLKLLTEEKINSALIVDFDLHFGDGTSNTFAENEKVNYYHVKGENRTSFVDNLQAYLDKTSAADVVAVSAGFDRHYSDWGHMLYTEDYHTMGFMLGNYARKNSQGRLFAALEGGYNANSLGDGIMAFLRGLEDSKG